TGGATCTGAGGAACCATTTGGTCCAGCATGGCCGTAGGGGCTTCAATGGGACTGCCCCTGGCCCTGGCTTTCGCCTTCCTCTGCATGGCCATGCCAGCATGGAGCGGGTGCCCAAGGGGCTGCCGCTGCTTCTATGCCATGCTGCAGTGCCTGGACCGGGAGGCCGGCATCTCCGCCATCCCGGAACTCGCAGCCCAAGAGAGTGAGAACATCACCGAAATGTGAGTCCAGCTACATCTGTTTAGCTACGAGACGCCAGTGATGTCCGGTCTGACTTGTTCCCTTAATTTTGCTCTGATATGGTTGAAGAAGTTGAGATGTTTGGGATGTTCTGAGGGACTTCTCAGCGGGATTTGAAGCAAGACGTTGGTTGAATCGTGCCCTGACACAACAAGTCAAAGCCAAAGTAGCCAAAGTTGCGTCATGATGACTGGAGTCTTTTACTTTACCAGTGGAGACACCTATGGGTTTATGGATTCATTGCATTTTGTTCTAAATGAGCATGTTTATGataattcatatttatgatAATGCAGTTGTATTGATTTTTGAGCACTTCCAGACCTTACTATGTGTGCAGTGAAGCTGCTTAAagaatgtaatgaaaataatattttaattgtttataatatatttacatttagtaCAATCTGGAGTGTTTACCAGCTTCATGCTACTACCTTGTGAGCAGTTTTCAGAAATCTCCTACATTAGAGTAGTTGGTTAGATGCAGCACACTGAAGCCTCGCACAGCGGCCACATTTACTCTAACCCATCCGATCGATAAGCACCACTGCTCCATCAACACGTGTTTGTGTGGAACACTCTGTGCTTGTAAATGACATCTCGCAATGTTTGTGAAGCGGGGGCAGTGCACAGGAACATGAGCAGTACCGGGAACAAACAAGGAGTCATTAATTCCAAAACCAGGAGCAGAATTCATCATGCATCAAGTTAGAAATTCAATTTTGTGAATTGCCAACCAATGCTGAGAGAACAATAGATGAAATATTGCCCACTTGGCTCAATCCAATAAGCATGAGTCCCAACCCACCTGCCCTGTAATTACATTACAGCTCTGCAGGTCaatcaaacacaaataaatatctgTTTGTGCGCCATACTGTATTATGCACATGGCTCGATTTACTAAGAGCACCAATAAACTGCATTAACTGATGTGCACACTTCTCTCTCACAACAACTGTTTTAGAGAAAACATTTCTGCCTGTTGAGGCTGTAGTTTAGTTTACCTGCAAATTAAGTCACACaagaaattatttgtgtgtgtatatcacaGTACGTGGAAACAATTCATGGTCTATTGGCTCCCTTGCCATTCATAGTTGCTTTATAGCTGGAAGGCCATTTACAGACTTTCCATATGCACCCATATACACCACCATATATACTGCTGTGGCGTCAGTCCAGTCACAGAATCTCCAGAAGGTTGCCTCTTTGACACCGAGTATGGGTGGGTGCTGCTACAATGTGATTTGCAGGGGCGTGGCTTGACATAAACTTTGCTAATTAATGTTTCTGAAGTCTACGCAACATTTCGCTccacactgctgctgctgaaacaTATTCATCTACTTTATTTCTTTAGTCTCTAACATTTGTTCGATCGTGTTACCATCCATCCTTTGATTCTGTTACTTGTCGAGTTGTGTGCTGACAAGCTCATGTTGCCGAAGATTCAGTTCAGCAGGGCGCGCGCCTCagctgtttttttcatgtaaaaaaatgaattacccCCCCCATATTGTTGGTAGAAATGAATTCAATGCCAAAGACGTGCACCAGATAAAACTCGAACTTGAGATATTAGCTGGACACAACAGATCAATATTGGGGCACATGACTTGTCCTCGTAAAAAACAAAGGTCTAGCAACACCCTTGGTGATTTGATTTAAACTAATTTTAATCCTTCTGAAGAATTTTCTGTGAGATTCTCTTAATTAAATAAGTGCCTGCAATCTGCTGCCTTGTGAATTGACCACATTTCCTGAACTAAAAGCAGACTTACttgtatacatatttattcTATTTCTGTCTAAAAAGACCTtgaatttacttatttattatgtGGTGGGAGCAAATTCATAGGTGGGAATAACATAAGCAAATTTTTGAGCATAGATATGGAAAAGGCAGTGAGCAAAGTATAGGAGATGTGAAGATCAAGGTCGTGCAGAGCATCGCTTTTAAAGTTATGATTGGCTCATACTTCTCTGAAATAAAGTAATTGTGAGGAGAGGACTGCATGCTATACTTTCTCTCTGCAGCATAGGGGCTGCTGAGGGTAGAGATCATCTAAACACAGCAATTTCCAACAATTGCTccagaaatgaatgaaacatgCAGCATCTACTATTATGGGTGTCTCCCTGGTCCATCGAGCCCTGCAAATGTCAGTTCTGTcctatttaatatatattttcgGCTCTTGGCTGTCATGTTGTATTTGATTAGGGAGTTTTTGACACAATATTGGGGTTGGCATAGGTTTAAACAATAGCATCTCATGGCTGTCTTTGCAGCACTCAATTCTGCATCTCCATTCAGATTCACTCGTATGGTGTTATTACATAAATTGCACAAAATATCATATCATTTGTGTAATTATATAGAGAAACATACATGGCAGTCTGGATTTGTTCTCGCCATTTCTTGGGAACAGTGAATTGgtctactgctgctgctgctgctgcacctctGTAATAAGATAATCAGCCACATTCCTCATCAGGTCAGGTGTCTGCTGCATGAGAGTCAAACAAGTGTGAAAATAATGCGCTgtttaacacaaaaaaaggctGCAGTGGTGATTTTCCCTGTCAATACGGACAAGAATTCACAactgtaaatgtacagaatgacaCAGATATACTCATGACACTGGCTAACTGAagctaaaataaagaaaataaagcacTGAGTTGTTTTTCATTACAGAAATGCTTCATAGTAGCAGACagttatcagggctcttagaaaagaatgagaattgctggtgtcttcctcctgtaagtcgctttggataaaagcgtctgctaagtaaagtaaagtgaagtaaaggcAGTTGCTTCCgacaaaatatgtaaaacagACTATTGTTTAGAAAAGATGTGAGTTTCATCCCCAGATTCCCCAGATTCATATAAAACGCATCTCTCATTGGTTTATTCTTCAGCTATATTGAAAACCAGAGCGACCTGGAAAACATCACAGATGTAGACCTCGCCAATTACAGAGAGCTGAAAAACCTGTAAGTACCTTAGTGGCTATTAATTTATTAGACGAATTTATAAACAGTACATTACTGATGTATTGACACTGTAATCGACATTTAATCCTTGTGTTATTTACAATCTACAAGCAAGGATCCAAGGATGTTCATGGAATggattaaaaaaactaaacaaaaatagattttttttctgttttctgttatgtttatattttcagGCTGTTGTGTCCTATTTCTGTTAGcgttattaaaataattttatttcatgccCTTGTGCCTGTACCCCACACCGATTTGCATTTatagtgtgagtgtgagtgctCTGTATGCTGAGATTATCAACACAGACTTCTCTCAACACAATCATTTGAAAAGAGAGAAATTCCTCGATTCAGGATTTAAAGAGAGCAAATAATCATCCATTCTAATTCATtccaatatttgtttattaaatatCTATAAAGATTTGTCCACATTATGATGTCTTCCTGAAATCCATGCTGCGCTAATTGCTTTCTGTTGTGTGCATTATCCATACAGCTCTGATATGATCTCAGATCATATAAAGCACTTCCACTGTGTTTCCCAATGCTGGCTcaagatttcattttttgtgttcccaAACCATCATCCCCAACTCCCAACCCCCACCCTGTCCTCAACTCAACAGCACAGTGACATCTTGTGGGTTGATGCACATCGCTGATAATGCTTTCCAGTTCAACCTCAAGCTCCAGTTTGTGTAAGTGTCTTGTCTTTACAAAGGattgtctttctgtctcttgtccttgtcatgctttgtctgcGCAATTTGTAGTTGTCagtcactcacactcacatttcACCAATGGCTCAACAAGTTTTAAAGTGTATTGGCTGCTTTTTAGTTTAAGGTTTAACGTTAAGGTGACcttaaaatgcataaaagtttattttgaaataacatatatatatatatatacttgtgtgtgtgtgtgtgtgtatatgtatacacacacatatatatgtacaaaATCTAATCAGAAGCTTTTAAGttgataatgaaatattttccaaTCACAGTATTTTGTCAGGATTACATCATTGACTTGAGAGCATTGGTGAGTAAGCGAGTCAGATCTGTTTGTGTTGTTGACCCTTATCACCACCATCTTGTAATCATTACTCCAGTGTCAGGGCAACATGGCCTGTGTTGCTGCTCTGAGGAAAAAGCGGTTGAGAGATACCGAGAGATAAGGGGCAGTGTGGGGAACactggtggggggggggtctgtagAAATTGGAGAAGACATCCACCAGTCACCTTTTACTCGCTTTCTTTGGCGTATTATTGACAACTGATGCATAATAAATACACTCCACTAAGGGTCCATTATCGCTTAATCAATATTTCACCGAGGCTTCAGCAGTGGAACAGATGTGCCTCAAAGTCCGGGAGCTTTTTCTCTGAGGGGATGGGGGCTAgctggaagggggggggttaGTGTGGTCACAGTGAGTGCTACTGTAAGCAATGCAATCCaaaatgtgggggggggggtgtcgctCTTCAGACGCACCTCTTTCCAAAATCCTTCCGagtttctttttactttttgccattttgagTCCTGCAGTAACCCCACCTGCAAAACAGCACCAGCTGCTATTCCCAGCCAGAGTAGCATCATGTTAGTAATAGATAGGTCTGGGAGGACAACCAATCAAACTTCAGCgatcaggaaaaaaatgtgcGCCCTCCCCTTAAAAAGCAGTAATTTACCAGTCTTACCCAATGTTgtcgactgtcatttttctgtgtttaaaGGTTTTGTTTTGCTCCAATAGTATTACAGCATGCTAGAATCACAAATATGACAATTGTCATGTCTCCCAGTGCAAAGGTGAATGAGTCACAGAAGCTCAACAAAAAGAGGTGTTTTACtaaacacgcacaaaaaaacaaggcacgatggccaaaaagtCCACTCTTTCTGGGACCTGATCACTCATGCCTAATGAGCGGTGgctgggagtgatcaggacccactAATCAGGTGCACAGGCACTGGCTGTGTGAGTCCAGTGGCCAATGGCAATCACAACAATTCAAAAAGTGTGTGCCTTAAAATGCTTTCTGAAAGATCTTTAAGCCTACAACACATGGTCCAGTATAAtgtataaacatttacattttagatttATAATATCTTGGATTAGGTCTTTTTTACCACTTCAGATTTGTGATACAACTGCAACAGTTTAACAGCAAAATCTTAAAATATATAGTTTAGTAAATTTAATTGAATCTTGCTAAACTTGTACAAGTTATGCCAGCAAGACGCTGATTGTATGTAAGATGTAAACCTTCTGGATTATAAATTAAGTGACAATATCAGAGAACTCATAGACAGTTTTGTGAAACTGCTCTGTAGAACGTGTCAAACCATGTTAAATGTTTGACTTATAACAGGAACTTGGCCTACAACTCAATAAAGCTCATCAGCTGGAGGGCCTTCCATCATCTTCCCCTGATCAACCTGTAAgtcatgttcattttcatattgcGTTATATGCACACATTCTATTTTaagcaaatgaaaacaaaacatcACATGGGATATAGAAGCGCTTTCTCACTCTGACCCACAGAATTTTGAAGGATAACCCTCTGGACTGCTCATGTGACCATCACTGGCTCCAGCAGTGGCAACTGGGTGGACGGGGTGACCTGGATAACCAGCCTTTGACGTGTGTCTCAAATGATTCCTTCCAGCAGCTGGACACCTTGGTGATAGAGAATTGTAGTAGGTGGACCCTTCATGTCTCTTTCCTGGagatgcctgtttttttttttgttgttgttttttttataaatatagtAGCAGGAAAATTCTCAAGTATTTGGACTTTTTTGACAGGTGTCCCTGAAGTCACAATCCATTCTTCTGAAGTGACAATTCAGGAGGGAGGTAATCTGACTTTCATTTGTGAGGTGACAGGTGTGCCTACACCCACAGTTAAATGGCATACAAAACAGCTCAAGTCCTACAACTCCCACGAGGTACTGAATTATCTCTGCTTTATCTGTGCTATAGTTTTCACACTGAAAAGTCACACATGCTGTGAATACATACAATTTTTTCTGAACTACTTGGTTTCAGTTAAGGATCGGGGGCACCAACCAAGGGCTCATTCTTCATCTGGTAAACGTCTCCTCAGCCGACAATCTCCATAACCTGACCTGTGAAGCAGAGAACCGTGCTGGGCCTGCGACAGCCATGGTGCCCCTGGACATTGAGTGTAAGTTCAATTGTTTATGTCTATATTTCTGGAGTTGGTTCAGCTAAATATTTGttcaataaaacatatataatacaCATACATGCGTTCTacaacaaatttattttttatatagcccataatcacatacagtgtgtctcaaagggctttgacaggccctacagttgacaccccccacacttgacccttttgcGCACATGGAAAAACTAcactaaaaaaaatctatgagaaagaaaaaagcaaggcagaaaccttgggaaggagtgaaacaGGGAGGAACCCCCtttcagggtagagtgaacactgtctatgcttgactaggtgTCTGTGTATTAAAGTGGTCGTAATCATGAGTGTCGGGATTGTAACAGACTGAGTGTAACAGAGTAAACAGATGAGTTTTCATTTTAGATTTAAaccctgagactgtgtctgaatcccgtaCACTGACTGACAGGCCATTCCTCAACTGTGGTTCCCCTTCTATGTAAATATTGCACAGCTTCATACTGTTGACTGTGCATCTATGATAATACAATATAACATTTCAACTCCTTTATCCCTCTATAATCTGCAAATAAAGAGACAGCTTGACTTGAGACAAATCTATGACCATCGAGGGACAGATAATTAATGTCAGGAAAATGGGATAACAGTCGTCAAGATCTTATTTGAGCTCTGCTAATGGACCTCTCCCTCATACTCCGGAACACATAATTGTCAGGATGGATTGGCAGGCAGTAAGTGGCAGTGTAGTCGTACTGATCAGCATCGAGTCCTCTGGTGGACAGAGTCTCATTAACTGCCACTTCATAATTACCACTCAAATCAGCTGGGCGTTCCACAACAACTAGTGGATTTGGTTCCTGCCAATGATCTCATCCACACACTCCTCAAGGTGCTACTTACGTGCCAgaagtttttattcattttacttcactttactgaaGTTCTTGGCAACTTGCAAAATTTGACCTAGTCTTCCTACCAGAGTCACAGTTGCCTAACATTGTCAAGAGTGTTTTTGGAGTGTGACATAAATTCTATGTATCCTCCTTGCCAAGCACTTTCTTGTGGAGGGTCATAGGTTAATAGCAGCGAAATGGCCATAGAGGAGCGAATGTGCTTCTTACATCAGCATGTTCTTCGATTTAAACGAACCATTTCCTGCACCTCATGTTCAGTGTGCTTCCAGGTACCTCTTGTGGTCAGGTCTCATAACAAGCTGAGGATTCATTATTTATGCCAGGTCAACAGGTTTATGGTACAGATGGAACACATTGATTGGGATCACACTGGCTACTCTGGGTTCCCAAATGGTTAATTATGGAAGATGGTATGTTATAATACTGCTGACATGAATTTTACAAAACAGAACTGTGCTTCTCTCAGCCATCTGCATCAAGAAACATGAAGCAGCAGGAGATGTTTAGGGTATAAATTCCCCCTGATGTAATCTAGAGAATTCAGATTTCTTTCTGATCtacaaaataatttgatatttttcaaattatattaaatatcaaGTCTTAATAAAGTTAATCCCTCCATGGCAACTTGGATGATGCTTACATGCACATATTCGATGTTACACGGCTACAATAAGATGTAGTTTAATTGGGCAATCAGAATGCATGCTTCTGTGTAGATTACTAGCTCTGGTGTCATGTTATGGCAACTGCTTCATCAAGACAGTCAATGCATGCATTTAACATGGATGTATTTATGTTAAACAGAGATTCTGATTGCGATGTTCCCTCTCTTTACTTTCAGTCGAAGTAAAAATTTTGTTTCTGAGGGACGCTGAGCCACAGCATCATTGGTGCTTCCCTTTTGCGGTGGATGGGAACCCTTCTCCCAAAATTCACTGGCTATACAATGGCACACAATTGAAAGAGAACCGGTATACTTACACCCAATTCATACCAGACTCAGAAGATGGCTCTGTGCAACATGGCTGCTTATTCCTCAACAAGCCCACCCATCTCAACAATGGGATCTACACTTTGATAGCAGAAAACAAGTTGGGTACCGACAAGGCAACAGCAATGGGGATATTCATGGACAATCCTTTCGACTCATTTGACCCAGAGGGTATTATACCTGGTGAGCATATTACAGAATGgacaatatattttacattatataatccatggcataataaaaatgtggaGCATATCAGGATATGAAGGCATTATCTTGTGTCATATTACTAACAGACGTGTTCTTTCCTCATGCCAGTCCTAACTGATGAGTCAAGTAAGTGTTTTGGAATTTTCATGAAAATTCTatgtagacattttttttgaccatgcaaatatataaaacaatccAACATCCCATGGAACTCGATTGAATATTCAATATATAAGAACAAGCCTTTCAGAAATTCAAATATAgtgtatagtatatagtattTTCTAATTTAATTCTAAAAGTTAACCATTTTTATGTGCtaaattcattacacacaaagtgaaatattttgttatgttaatgATTAAATCTGTTAGCTGATCACAAATCCAGTATCTTTATTTATTAGAATACCTTCAATCAGTCAAGTTTTCACAATATAGAGATGACCAAattatgtgttcatttatacagCCAGGGAACAACAAATGATGATTGGGTCAACTATGAAAACTGTATTATATTAAAGTGTATTTGAAAATCACATCTGAAGTAAAGATGAACCTTACAAAAGGATAATTATCTTATACACACTAGCAAATCCACCAAGAAATGGCTGAAATTGAACAAAGTAGAAGAATTAAAAGCACACTGAATTATATTATTTTCCTTTTGTTGAAGTACAGTGGGGcaaattgtgcaagttgtcctaTTTAAAAAGATGAGATAGATTTGCAATTTTaggagacagaatgtaaaaaaaacaggaaaaaaaatttttgtatTTAGCACCTagaaacaagcaagaattctggcctTCACAGAcctgttcatttttttgcaagaagcgcttctatccttcactggttacctgtattaatggcacctgttatatgtataaaaaaaacacctgtccacaccttcaaacagtcagactccaacctccaccatggccaagaccagagagctgtctaatgacaccagggacaagattgtagacctgcacaagactgggacaAGCCAGTCTACAATAGGCAatcagcttggtgagaagagagcAACTGTTGGTGCAATTATTACAAAAGGGAATAAATACAAGATCACTGACCATATCTGCCTCCCAAGGACAcctgtgaagcatgggggtttaaacattatgctttggggctgcttttctgcaaaggggaaAGGACAACTGATacgtattaaggaaaggatgaacgGGGCCATGTATCATGGAATATTGGGCCAAAAcatccttccatcagtgagagcattgaagatgaaacatggctggGTCTTCCAGCAGGagaatgatcccaaacacactgcccgggcaacaaaggagtggctatATAAAAAGCATTAAAGGTTCTGGAGTGGTCTAACTAGTCTCCAATCCAATAAAGAATCTGTGCTCAGCCCCAAAACATCTGCAAAGTAAAGGTTACAATACCAAGTATTGAGCTGAACTTTTCCACTATTttccaaatacttattttctgctccattattcaaatgaattctttaaaaatatttttttttacattctgtctctcacagttgaagtgtacctatgatgaaaattacacacctctcaacttgcacaattggtggctgccaagTACATTTTGCCCCACCTTTCTTTTATATGAGTGTATGGTGAATATTTTTGTGCCATAAGCTTTTTGTGCTTTGATAAGTTTGtgagttgcactgattaaatgTGTTCTCATCAGCACCTACCAACCAATCCCAAGAGAATGTCCCCGAGAACTTAGAGAGTCGGGTTTTTGGGGTAAGAGACTTCTTGACATCAGTTCAGACGTGTCCTTATAGATGACCTGCTTAACCTTCTTTCACGATTTTCACATGTCTCTGTGCTCAGGTGTCTGTGGCCGTGGGTCTGGCAGTGTTTGCATGTACATTCCTCCTCATCATGGTTTTGGTCATTAACAAGTGTGGTCAGCACTCCAAGTTTGGCATACACCGTAAGTGTGACAGAACCCTGTTCACATtcttcatgtgtaatgttctaATATCTCCTTTCATCGCTGTCAGCTATGGGGCCAGGCAGTTTGCATGGTGTCTGTTGTAATGTAAAGGAAACTATGTCCTGCATATTGTGAGGAATGCTGGAGGTGGGGTCTCCCCCTAATAAATGAGAGCACTGATGACAGGCAACTGAAGCCATTTGGTCAAGAATTGTTCAGATGAAAATGGtaataaaatcataaaacatgGGTGACTGTGACATTTTGCATTAAGTAGATTGTTCTGAGAGGGGCAtttgaagagaaagtgaaacactgcacaacaATGAAatgttggtgaatgtgtgtggggacattactttgctcagtggcaccccaatGGATttgaatcagcaaccttctgattatgggtttgtttccttatctgctaggccacaactACTCTCAAACTAGTcaagaattttctttttaaattaagaGGTACTCTTtaagggggcaccaggatttgaacttgaGACCTAAGTAAAGGTCTGCGGTCAAATGCTCTATCACTAAGCCATACGCCCCATATCAATCTAGCAATGGATAAAAGATAATAGCTATAGTTCAAGTGGAAGAACATTCAAAATGCTAATCCAAAGTTGTATCAGTCCTCAAAGGAGATGGCAACACtgagtgataaaaaaaatgcttcctCCTTATCATGCTTTAGTGTCTAAAGTGGCTCAACAGCGGACattgtgttctcttttttttaagtaatgtaCAGAAGCTTGCAACATATGATTTCCACTAAGCTGTAACTTTGCAGACTGTCAGCTAGGCAGAGTGCTGCCAGGTCTTAATTACAGCATGCAAAGTAAATAGCATCAGGAGCCACAGCCGGCGAAAGGGCTATTAAAGAAGACTGATGGATCCTGGCTTTTCAGGTCCACTTGGGCTCCTCTAAAAGTGCCTAAGTGGGCCTGATTGCCTCTCTTGCCTCCCGCTTGCTATTCCCACTGTTGATCCATTCTGCTAGGCCCAGGGACTCTGTGGTTATTGCCTAGAAGGTCTTTATGATTTGggctggaatatttttttttctaattgcctTTATTACTGTCAGAAACAACCCAAGTAATAGACTTCAAATACGCTCCCTGTCATTTCTTGTAAAGACCTGAATGCCCATTGACAATGGTCATGATTACTGCAAGTGGTACAATGTCAAGTTCTGTTTGGGAAAGTTATATCAGAGTTGTACAAAATGTTCGAATGAGCACATGAGCacatgtgtatttatatattttcatttgctCTGAAAGTTCATGTTTTGCTGAGAACGACATGTTCTGTTACAGGTTCATCAGTTTTGGGGACAGAGGATGACCTTGCCGTGTCCCTCCGCTTCATGAACTTTGGAGCTAGTCCCCCTTCATCAGATGAGGGGCCACTAGATTCTGGCCTGTCAAGCTTTGTAGAAAACCCTCAATATTT
This genomic stretch from Denticeps clupeoides chromosome 5, fDenClu1.1, whole genome shotgun sequence harbors:
- the ntrk1 gene encoding high affinity nerve growth factor receptor isoform X1 — encoded protein: MAVGASMGLPLALAFAFLCMAMPAWSGCPRGCRCFYAMLQCLDREAGISAIPELAAQESENITEIYIENQSDLENITDVDLANYRELKNLTVTSCGLMHIADNAFQFNLKLQFVNLAYNSIKLISWRAFHHLPLINLILKDNPLDCSCDHHWLQQWQLGGRGDLDNQPLTCVSNDSFQQLDTLVIENCSVPEVTIHSSEVTIQEGGNLTFICEVTGVPTPTVKWHTKQLKSYNSHELRIGGTNQGLILHLVNVSSADNLHNLTCEAENRAGPATAMVPLDIEFEVKILFLRDAEPQHHWCFPFAVDGNPSPKIHWLYNGTQLKENRYTYTQFIPDSEDGSVQHGCLFLNKPTHLNNGIYTLIAENKLGTDKATAMGIFMDNPFDSFDPEGIIPVLTDESTPTNQSQENVPENLESRVFGVSVAVGLAVFACTFLLIMVLVINKCGQHSKFGIHRSSVLGTEDDLAVSLRFMNFGASPPSSDEGPLDSGLSSFVENPQYFFGIIKDKDMCVQHIKRQDIVLKWELGEGAFGKVYLAECANLSPDSDKMLVAIKTLKDANESTRQDFQREAELLTVLQHEHIVRFYGVCTDGEPLAMVFEYMRHGDLNRFLRAHGPDARILDEVKIPPMGQLTLPQMLHIAAQIASGMVYLASLHFVHRDLATRNCLVGEGLVVKIGDFGMSRDIYSTDYYRVGGRTMLPIRWMPPESIMYRKFTTESDIWSFGVVLWEIFTYGKQPWYQLSNSEAIECITQGRELERPRTCPKEVHLLMQGCWQREPQQRLVIKDIYNRLVALVKNPPVYLDILE
- the ntrk1 gene encoding high affinity nerve growth factor receptor isoform X2 encodes the protein MAVGASMGLPLALAFAFLCMAMPAWSGCPRGCRCFYAMLQCLDREAGISAIPELAAQESENITEIYIENQSDLENITDVDLANYRELKNLTVTSCGLMHIADNAFQFNLKLQFVNLAYNSIKLISWRAFHHLPLINLILKDNPLDCSCDHHWLQQWQLGGRGDLDNQPLTCVSNDSFQQLDTLVIENCSVPEVTIHSSEVTIQEGGNLTFICEVTGVPTPTVKWHTKQLKSYNSHELRIGGTNQGLILHLVNVSSADNLHNLTCEAENRAGPATAMVPLDIEFEVKILFLRDAEPQHHWCFPFAVDGNPSPKIHWLYNGTQLKENRYTYTQFIPDSEDGSVQHGCLFLNKPTHLNNGIYTLIAENKLGTDKATAMGIFMDNPFDSFDPEGIIPAPTNQSQENVPENLESRVFGVSVAVGLAVFACTFLLIMVLVINKCGQHSKFGIHRSSVLGTEDDLAVSLRFMNFGASPPSSDEGPLDSGLSSFVENPQYFFGIIKDKDMCVQHIKRQDIVLKWELGEGAFGKVYLAECANLSPDSDKMLVAIKTLKDANESTRQDFQREAELLTVLQHEHIVRFYGVCTDGEPLAMVFEYMRHGDLNRFLRAHGPDARILDEVKIPPMGQLTLPQMLHIAAQIASGMVYLASLHFVHRDLATRNCLVGEGLVVKIGDFGMSRDIYSTDYYRVGGRTMLPIRWMPPESIMYRKFTTESDIWSFGVVLWEIFTYGKQPWYQLSNSEAIECITQGRELERPRTCPKEVHLLMQGCWQREPQQRLVIKDIYNRLVALVKNPPVYLDILE